In Camelus ferus isolate YT-003-E chromosome 10, BCGSAC_Cfer_1.0, whole genome shotgun sequence, the following proteins share a genomic window:
- the C10H11orf96 gene encoding uncharacterized protein C11orf96 homolog, producing the protein MAAAKPGELMGICSSYQAVMPHFVCLADEFPQPVRPAKLSKGKGRLRRPRQSRFKTQPVTFDEIQEVEEEGVSPMEEEKAKKSFLQSLECLRRSTQSLSLQREQLSSCKLRNSLDSSDSDSAL; encoded by the coding sequence ATGGCGGCCGCCAAGCCCGGTGAGCTGATGGGCATCTGCTCCAGCTACCAGGCGGTGATGCCGCACTTCGTGTGCCTGGCCGACGAGTTCCCGCAGCCCGTGCGGCCCGCCAAGCTGTCCAAGGGCAAGGGCCGGCTGCGGCGGCCGCGCCAGTCCCGCTTCAAGACGCAGCCGGTGACCTTCGACGAGAtccaggaggtggaggaggagggagtgtcccccatggaggaggagaaggccaaGAAGTCGTTCCTGCAGAGCCTGGAGTGCCTGCGCCGCAGCACGCAGAGCCTGTCGCTGCAGAGGGAGCAGCTCAGCAGCTGCAAACTGAGGAACAGCCTGGACTCCAGCGACTCCGACTCGGCCCTGTGA